A section of the Gammaproteobacteria bacterium genome encodes:
- a CDS encoding beta family protein, protein MEIDKSIYVPVLKWRQGEYQALYKLKTKVKDKIVPLIVIPPIEYNFEERKMKHTPHEHIDPFPKKFCTKWGTRHALIDLHDSLEDKLMDDGETVIAHVFQSLLKEGCNITPVTGFSKSSGYQSDIKKILKGNDKGVAFRIFLEELMEPSLNNSINDLLKTLQIERKQVDLILDLEQPQSFEPYVTFSKALSHRIATIKQLSEYRSLVIIGTSLQLSEVSKPGGKVQRHEWGLYKELLTNLVNTGQTPSFGDYTIENPKFISGDMRLMKPAGKVVYTIADYWYVTKGKAFRGNESQMVDHCQSIINSGHFSGSDFSIGDKRISDTATGKEGTGNLSTWKQVGVNHHLTKVVEQLSNLHAA, encoded by the coding sequence ATGGAAATTGATAAGTCTATTTATGTCCCAGTACTGAAATGGAGACAAGGGGAATACCAAGCCCTTTATAAACTGAAAACTAAAGTAAAGGATAAGATTGTCCCTCTAATTGTGATTCCTCCCATAGAGTACAATTTTGAGGAACGAAAGATGAAGCACACCCCTCATGAGCATATCGATCCTTTTCCAAAGAAATTCTGCACTAAATGGGGAACAAGGCATGCATTAATCGATTTGCATGACAGCCTAGAAGACAAATTGATGGATGACGGCGAAACTGTTATAGCACATGTTTTTCAAAGCCTTTTGAAAGAAGGCTGCAACATAACCCCTGTTACAGGGTTTTCTAAAAGTTCCGGTTATCAAAGTGATATTAAGAAAATATTGAAAGGAAATGATAAAGGGGTAGCGTTTAGGATTTTTCTCGAAGAACTAATGGAACCATCCCTGAATAACTCCATAAATGATCTTCTTAAAACATTACAAATAGAACGAAAACAAGTTGATCTAATACTAGACCTAGAGCAACCGCAGTCTTTCGAACCTTATGTTACGTTCTCAAAAGCACTTAGTCATCGGATAGCTACAATAAAACAGCTGAGCGAGTACCGGTCACTGGTCATTATTGGAACATCACTTCAACTATCAGAAGTTTCTAAACCTGGAGGTAAAGTACAACGCCATGAATGGGGGTTGTATAAAGAATTATTAACCAACCTGGTAAACACTGGCCAGACACCTTCTTTTGGCGATTATACGATTGAAAATCCTAAATTTATTAGCGGTGACATGCGCTTAATGAAGCCAGCAGGAAAGGTTGTCTATACAATTGCTGACTATTGGTATGTAACCAAAGGGAAAGCATTTAGAGGAAACGAGAGTCAAATGGTTGATCACTGTCAATCAATTATCAATTCAGGGCATTTTAGCGGAAGTGATTTTTCGATTGGAGACAAGCGCATTAGTGATACTGCTACAGGAAAAGAAGGAACTGGCAATTTGTCTACGTGGAAGCAGGTCGGCGTAAATCACCATCTAACAAAGGTTGTTGAGCAACTCTCCAATCTTCACG